DNA from Daucus carota subsp. sativus chromosome 1, DH1 v3.0, whole genome shotgun sequence:
TGAGTATGTTGGAACATGCAATAGTGCATGAACACATGCGGAAGCTCTGGATATTGCAGATGGATACTGTGAAAAGGCCTCACTGATAAATGCACTTATTccttcaatgacagaaagtcgTGGTACGGGTGGAGCTGGAGGAGATGGTATATCCCCCacaatgaaatttttaagagtaaattttttatttagattaaCAACTTCCTTGATGCAAGTGAAAATTGATAAGTCCTCCATTTCCTCCCATGCATGCCAGTCAGAAATTAGAGAAGCCCAAACTAGCATCAATTCTGGAACTTTTAGCTTCATAGCTAATTCACATTCATTGACATCTTGCATAATGAAAGTGAGCAATGCTGATATATCGTCAATGCACGAAGATGGAGGAGACAATTGATCAATATCACAATCCTGCAGTGCATACCACAGTATTTAAGTTGGTATATGGTCAAGAATATAAGGCAATCACAAATTAGTTTCCCTGGTATGAGTAGAACCAGAAATTGTAGAAATGACAGCAAAATCATTACTATCTAGCACTTCCTAGGCTAGTTTCTGGTGAAGGCTAGCAACAAATTGTGCTGTCCATATAATATACTCCTAGctcttgtaaaattaaaatatagtcCAATAAGTACATATTATCTCTGCATGCTTATACAATATCCCTTAATAGCGTCAACCCCAGGACTTCGTAAGCATATCTTCCCAAGCCATTAGAGTTTCCTAAAAGTAGGTCTGCATTGGTAATGCTTATTAAGTACTGTGTTCCAGTTTCAAGCTCTACAGCTTGAAAAAGGcaattatattatcatattgTAAGTGTGGCATTATAGCATTTAAACCAAAGTAAAACATCTGTCCAGTTGATATTGGAAAACCAATTCATATAAATCTTTATGGACCAATGgtagaaaattagaaataaagcaCTACATGTGTATTCAGTTCAATTCACCTCATTTCTTTATGGAATAATCATATTACAAAATCAAAACCAACAACATATCATACATAAGTTGTTAAGGACTAACCACTTGTTCCACAGGTCTTAGCCAAGCTTGCTGCAAAAGGTCTGAGAAAGCTGTAGCAATTGTAGTCCGGCCTGATCCCCACATGTTACCTATTTCACTCTGCTCCTCAGGTTCAGAGGCCTCCCAACACTGAGCCATCACAGCTAACGCCGCAAAGCCCTGTTCTACAGTCTGTTcaagtcaaaaaaattaatatacagaGTGAGGGCTATACCACTGGAGCAAGAGACCAGGATTCATAACATAAATCTATATCGGTATTGTCACTTTATCTATGGAAGTATTTAAAAGTTTCATTTGATCATGAAATAAATGTTAAAGCAGATGGAGAGGGGTATGAATGTATGATGCAACACTGCAATGGTCACTTCAGAAACTCCTACATACTACTGAAACAAACTGGTGTTACCAAAATAATACTTCGACCTTGGCAGGTCATTCTGAATTTTTGCAAGTGACGGATTGTCCATTCATAATCCTCCAGaaagattaaattaaaaaaaagtttctGATTTAAGATAGAAAGAAATCCATAAAGGGTATAGCACATACTTGAGACCACGGCCCTGGATTAGTATCCATGTACTTCGAGATTGCTACGACCGCCAATGAAACTATATCCGGGATATGAGGCGCAACGCTCTCACTTCCAGCCTCCACCAAAGTAGAAAGGAGTTGAAACAAAATAGAgctttcttcatcttcatcaccaATCCGACTAACAATCACTTGAAGAACAGGTAACCACTCAGGTGGCAGGTACTCATTCTGATGAGAATGAAGGTAAAGAGCAATGATATTAAAgtaaagaatataaaaattaaatcatatgCAACAGAACAATATTCTGGACACATGTCACACACCACATACACCGCTCCATACCTCAACAAGTTCAGCTATGGCGCCAGCAGCAGACACCCTCACAGGATAACATGAAATATCCCCCACATTTGGCGATGCCAATGCTTTGAGCAGTGAAGAATAGACATCTGAACTCATGTCCTGGAAAGCAAAAATTGTACTCACACAAGGAATCTAAATTCTAAACAACACTTTATTACACAAGTGGCCAAAATCCCATCTCTGGGCAATAAAAACCTCAATactcctaaaacctcaaggtgttaagAGATTTTAATTGGATCATATATGTTTAAGACAACTAACAAGTAAAAAATCACTCACTTCCGGAAGACAAGAAGAAAATTCTCCAAGCACCCAGCTCGCAGTGGCAACCAAATAAGGATGAGAGGCAGATTTTTTGTACAATGGCAGAATCCTATTCCGAATAATAATCGTTGTATATCCTGGCTTCTGCTCTCCTAGAAACTGAGTGTGCATAATGAGATAAAAAGGTGAATCAAGATTCGGTGATTTAGAAATTCAGAGTGAAGATTCACTAAACAGATAAAGCGAAGTCCACTTACATCCACAAGGCTTCCATATGCCATAAGAACACCACAGTAACTGTACACATAATATAAAACTTAATTACATGAAATGAGATAGCAAACTTTTATTTTGGGATAAAGATACAACAAAATGTGTATGCAGAACTCACTCTTTTACAGTCTTCGTTGCAGATGTAGTAGTATCAGTGGGCATGGGAAACTTTGACAAAAAGGGCATTACTAACAACTCCCCCATGGAGCTACGGTTCTTTTGCCTGTTCTTTTCACCTTTTTTACGCTTAGACAAAACGGAAGCCGCGACAGGAGGCCCCTGCAGACATAAAGCAATATTCAACAAGAAGCTACAAGCATAGCTGGTGTACGAATCATTATTAGTGAGACCAACCTTTGAAATTGATATAACACCAAGCAAATTTAAGGCACTTTTCCTTGCTGAGAACAAGTCCTCTCTAAATCCAGAAATTTCTCCCTGCAACATTGAATTAAATAAGTAAATTTATATGAATGTATGATTTGTAAGGTAATGTTAGGAAGCATAGTCCATGTACATACTACATCAGATGGAAGATTCTTCCGGATGAACTCATCAGGATCTTCTTCCCATTCTGCAATATCCTAATTACGAACATTACAGCAAATTAGTTACATCCATCAGTCGAGAAATGCGAGATTATTATGAAGTTTGAATTGCAAGCAGCCCTCGATGCAAATATATGCAGATAGAGATGACTTCAGTTCAGTACAATTTAAACCACTAACCAATAACTGACGCCATTTTATCCAACTAAAGCTGACATTTATGCTGGAAAGTACTAGTAACATTTATTGACTAACGAAATATCTTATCTGAATCAGGATCATCAATAGTTATACCTTCTCATTCATCACCACTGCTGGGAAGATTGCTGAGCTCAGTAAAGATGAGAAGTGGGGTGAAACCAGCCTCCAACCCTTTTTCATAAGAAACAATAGTGAACTATATATCATATAGAAAAGAGTTACTCGGAATTAGTGCTCATTTCGAGCAATTCAAGAGGATGTACCTAAATATTAAGTCTAGAAGGAGGAAAAAAAACATATGAAACTAGCGACCTTccggaaaaataaataaaataaacatatgAATCAAATCAGCTTACTGGCCCTGTTTCTAGAACACGTGAGATAACATCAAATGCTAATGAAACAATCCTTTCCGAGAGGAAGTCCAGTTTCTGCacagataaatttaaaaaatataatatgcacACTAAAGGTTATAAGAAATATGAACTATCATTTAACAAAATGAAACTTTATGGATCATCTGAGTGAACAACAATCAAAAGGCTAACAAGTGTGCCACTGTACAACAAATGAACACAAAACCACATATATATTAAGAATGGCAGCAAATCACAACAGTGGTCCAAAAAGTAATTAGggaaatagaaaatatatagtATTTGCATTTTTCCTGTGGCTTAGGTAATCTAATAAATTGAGATAGATAGTAGTGGGTAATAAAAGTATGCATGCAAGCACTTACACTGATGTTTACACTTTGCTTGACTATATTTGAAACACACTCTATAATGTCTGGCATCAACCTGTGATTGAAGAAATGTAAACAGTAATTAGAGTTAAAGCAAATATCTGGTGTTTCCTACACGGATACTTAAAGTAGATAGTTCAATTTTATGCTTGGATGCATTACTTATCAGAAAACTTCCTATGTCGCGTGACTAAAGCACAGAAAATAAGCAGACTTCTCTTCCCTGTCTTCAGCCTCAGCAAATATCCATCTTCCAAAATTTCCTCACCGTCAAATCTTAATGAATTTAAGATCACAAAAAAGTCCTTACAAAGCGAAGGAAGTAGAGATTCCAGAGTAGATGGCATGTGTGATCTCACCTACAAAACTGGCTGCAATTAACATCCCAAGcatgcgagagagagagagagagagagaggcattGTAGTTTCCTATAGTAGCCTATTAACATGATGTGACACCATGTAATAAGGGCATAATGAAAAAAAACAGGTTACGGGGCTCatcatataaacatatatagttCATGAATAAATCAAAGGCATCCTACAGAGCGAATAAATCAACCTTTAAAAAGAAATATGGCGCTTTACCTCTTTCTTAGCGTGAAAAATTCTTTGACTAGAAGTAAAATTAAACTGTACACATCATACCAGgtttattaagaaaaagaagTGGTGGCACTGTGGCAGTTGATGTGCACACAAAGTACCCGATATTAAACCAGAGCTTTTTAGCATACAGaccaaaagaaacaaaagtaGACTTCAAGTAATTTAGTAAGCTTCACACCGCAAATTGTGTTTATAATAGAAAGTTGCAAGCGTAAAAATCCTTTAGCCGATTTCAACAAAACTCTAAAGAAGTATGAGCAAAATCATCAAAGTCAGACACCTAAACTACCACAAAGAACTCTTCCCAAGCTTAAATCTTTCAAAAGGCTGCCATCTGCATGTTAATGTTTGTTTCTTCTTTCTCTAGCTCATTAGCCTTGAGTTGATTCTTTAAAGGTTGGTGTCTATTTGCTAAGCAGTTAGTCTGACATATATTAACGTTACTTTCCTTTTCTAGGTCAAGGATCAATGGAAATTTGTTGTGAACAAAATCAGAAAGAAATAACAAAAACTTACAGCAAAATATATGCACTTGCTTATGATTAGAAGGATCTTCTCATTTTCCACCACTGTTCCGTACTGAATGCTCAAAGCCTGAGATTGATACCACAAATCTGTTAACACGTTCCTCTGAGATGAGAAATCTAAGCAAATCAGGGGAAACTTTACTAAGAGAGATAGCGAAAGAACATCAAGTAAGATGAAGACATCACCTTCTCTACAAAGTGATGAAAAACGGGTAGCAGAGGTACAAGAATTTTTTCTGCAATAAGCTCTAGCTGTGGTGGAACTGGCTCCCTTGCAACTTTTGGATTCAAAAAGTACTGCCAAGAAAGAGCAGTTGTAAAAAACAATTTAACCCGTAAAATATAATCTGTTATCGTACTATTACCCAAGATCTCAACTTTAGCTATAGCCTAGGATAATAATGTGTAAACGCTAACTGCGTATATTAGATCCCTGTAATAGCAGAAAGGTTGTCAATGAATGAACATGAAGCCAGTGTGAATATAATTACTTCCTACATCTTTCGATACTTTATATGGTACATGATATCTCAGTTTTTTACCTTTAAGGAAGTtcttagtatttatttaatgCAAAGTTAGAGTAGATAATAGAATCTTTAAGGATATTGAGGCACTGAAT
Protein-coding regions in this window:
- the LOC108206981 gene encoding importin beta-like SAD2 homolog — encoded protein: MEIHNQIAELLSNTLSPDGAVVHAATDALDRLSQHPSFSSSLLSVAAFGGDDKGRAIAAATYLKNYIRKNIDTSKMSKEFRDAYMRALFQVEPAVLKVLVEGFRVIVDAEFVKNNSWPELIPELQSVIRNSNLIIEGGNTDWKTINALTVLHSLIRPFQYFLNPKVAREPVPPQLELIAEKILVPLLPVFHHFVEKALSIQYGTVVENEKILLIISKCIYFAVRSHMPSTLESLLPSLCKDFFVILNSLRFDGEEILEDGYLLRLKTGKRSLLIFCALVTRHRKFSDKLMPDIIECVSNIVKQSVNISKLDFLSERIVSLAFDVISRVLETGPGWRLVSPHFSSLLSSAIFPAVVMNEKDIAEWEEDPDEFIRKNLPSDVGEISGFREDLFSARKSALNLLGVISISKGPPVAASVLSKRKKGEKNRQKNRSSMGELLVMPFLSKFPMPTDTTTSATKTVKDYCGVLMAYGSLVDFLGEQKPGYTTIIIRNRILPLYKKSASHPYLVATASWVLGEFSSCLPEDMSSDVYSSLLKALASPNVGDISCYPVRVSAAGAIAELVENEYLPPEWLPVLQVIVSRIGDEDEESSILFQLLSTLVEAGSESVAPHIPDIVSLAVVAISKYMDTNPGPWSQTVEQGFAALAVMAQCWEASEPEEQSEIGNMWGSGRTTIATAFSDLLQQAWLRPVEQVDCDIDQLSPPSSCIDDISALLTFIMQDVNECELAMKLKVPELMLVWASLISDWHAWEEMEDLSIFTCIKEVVNLNKKFTLKNFIVGDIPSPPAPPVPRLSVIEGISAFISEAFSQYPSAISRASACVHALLHVPTYSYESESVKQSLVRNFSHAAFSHFREIQTKPCSLWPPLLLAISSCFLCYPDIVVDILEKNENDGFTVWASALAYVASSKFEPGLSSESEIKLAVLALGKLVEQLLSVRHQGGGLLGDCFVALIEASLRLKVVQDEDEEEDENVETGDEDDDEDSEVDSDEESEDEREETEEEFLERCAEAAAELEDETLLEEGDVEDHELEIELGILEDIDPDTIMKSLVHRHHQVLASVSLSQELITSFLAAFPDFQSYLQQPLQ